The Syntrophales bacterium region GAATCACATGGAGCCCTCAAGACGTGATCGCCTGGTTTATGAAGCAGCGGCGTAACAAAGAAAAATCCAGAAACTCTTATAAGAAAAAATGGCTAAAGAATCATCCTACATAAACCACAACAACCGGCGTTGTAGTGTTAAGCTTGATAATGCTATTGTATCGCCATAATGCCATTGCTGTAAATAATATCAGGAACAGTCCGCTCATGGTCAAAACAACCCTGGAGATGGTCCAGAACGGTTGCGGCTTGCCAAACCATTTCAAATAAATATGTTGATAATCGTTTGTCCCCACGAATCGGTTGACAGCCCCATTGAGCCGATTTAACAAATTCACATTCCCTTTGGATACAGCGATCGCCCGTTTGATCTCTTTCAATGGCTTCCCTACTATCTTGATGCTGTGGTCGACTTTGGCGTCCCGGACTATTTTCATAAATACCGGTGCCGGATAAAGCACTGCATCTACGTGACCGGAAAGAAGCTCAAAAACGGCTTCCCGGGGATCGTTGAATACCTTAAGATCAACACCTTCATGGTCTTGAAGTAAAGTAACTGCAATATTGTATTTGATTGCAGCGACCTTATGTCCGGCGAGATCATCCACTCCCTTGATATAATTCGTATCCTTCCTGACAAAGATGCTTATAGCAAAGGTTTCAACGGCGGCAGTATAATCAAAATAAGCCTTCCGGTTTGCAGTAATTCCGATAT contains the following coding sequences:
- a CDS encoding transporter substrate-binding domain-containing protein, coding for MINRQICEEFQQRDKMSDKNPVRSAVSKMLLVTILIFIFVVIIMDSAVAQSQVRSDMIEVTAAVPKNFPPYYFVDESGRPKGFAIDIMDRIAEMVGMRVTYLVEDSWTDAVEAVKSGRADMIPNIGITANRKAYFDYTAAVETFAISIFVRKDTNYIKGVDDLAGHKVAAIKYNIAVTLLQDHEGVDLKVFNDPREAVFELLSGHVDAVLYPAPVFMKIVRDAKVDHSIKIVGKPLKEIKRAIAVSKGNVNLLNRLNGAVNRFVGTNDYQHIYLKWFGKPQPFWTISRVVLTMSGLFLILFTAMALWRYNSIIKLNTTTPVVVVYVG